One Primulina huaijiensis isolate GDHJ02 chromosome 5, ASM1229523v2, whole genome shotgun sequence DNA segment encodes these proteins:
- the LOC140977877 gene encoding xylan glycosyltransferase MUCI21-like has translation MEPKRFVFGATPIIFLLALPLICVGIDFFWGNNIPFDRWMRYFSGIEQSSVGEKIIKQTAEDQEFIRFHLSRLVRGEDRKNLESTGFACDRTYHSVVCVVNQPVKIDTRNMTIYTQSAPNRIQETVIRPHARQEGIPPGITPVHVLQIGNSTPPVCEFEHVDPAVIFSSGAIGNVFHEMNEIIIPLFITAKHFESRVVLVLEDYNPKLMSQYGKVLSSLTRHQVLNPAINSSVHCFPGSVVGLRYHDNLALNSSEIPGGYSMTSFKDFLRKAYSLKFSHVSQIPKPTLMLLSRTNSRRFLNEDEMIQLIKELGFDLIVVKRLKTVSNLDKFVQMINSCSVLVGAHGAGLTNEIFLPTGAVMIQVELLGTEWASNTYYGDTARAMGVHYLRYKIEPEESSLARIYSRDD, from the exons ATGGAGCCAAAAAGATTTGTTTTTGGTGCCACTCCGATAATTTTCTTGCTTGCGCTTCCTCTAATTTGTGTTGGGATTGATTTCTTTTGGGGAAATAATATCCCTTTCGATCGGT GGATGCGATACTTTTCTGGTATAGAACAAAGCTCCGTCGGCGAGAAGATTATCAAGCAAACAGCTGAAGATCAAGAATTCATACGGTTTCATCTATCCAGACTAGTAAGAG GTGAAGATAGAAAAAATCTTGAATCTACAGGCTTTGCATGTGACAGAACATATCACTCTGTGGTATGTGTAGTGAATCAGCCCGTAAAAATCGACACCAGGAACATGACTATCTACACACAGTCGGCCCCAAATCGGATTCAAGAAACTGTCATCCGTCCTCATGCAAGACAAGAAGGTATTCCACCAGGAATCACACCAGTTCATGTCCTTCAAATTGGCAACTCAACACCACCGGTTTGCGAATTCGAGCACGTTGACCCTGCTGTGATTTTTTCTTCCGGAGCCATCGGAAATGTTTTCCATGAGATGAATGAAATCATCATCCCTTTGTTCATTACAGCGAAACATTTTGAATCCCGGGTGGTTTTGGTACTCGAGGATTATAATCCAAAACTTATGAGTCAATATGGTAAAGTCTTGTCGAGTTTAACGAGACACCAGGTGCTGAATCCAGCTATAAACAGCAGCGTGCATTGCTTTCCAGGCTCCGTGGTCGGGTTACGATACCACGACAATCTTGCTTTGAATTCCAGCGAAATTCCAGGAGGGTATTCAATGACTAGTTTCAAGGATTTTCTGAGAAAAGCTTATAGTTTGAAATTCAGCCATGTTTCTCAAATACCAAAACCAACGCTAATGCTGTTGTCCCGTACCAACTCGAGACGGTTCTTGAATGAAGATGAAATGATCCAGCTGATTAAAGAACTGGGATTCGATCTAATCGTTGTAAAAAGATTGAAAACCGTGTCGAATTTGGATAAATTTGTTCAGATGATAAACTCATGCAGTGTCCTGGTTGGGGCACATGGTGCAGGTTTGACTAATGAGATTTTCTTGCCCACCGGGGCAGTGATGATTCAGGTTGAACTCTTAGGCACGGAGTGGGCGTCGAATACGTACTATGGTGACACGGCACGTGCAATGGGGGTGCATTATTTACGCTACAAGATCGAGCCGGAGGAGAGCTCGTTGGCCAGAATATACAGCCGGGATGATTAG